aggagaatcaatgtttcaggcataagtgtttcatcaggaatgaggcttgtgggtcgggaaTGAGAGATAGATGGGAGGGTGGTGACATGGGGGGGGTGGctgtagctgggaaagcgataggtggatgaaggtgagggagaaggtgataggtcagagggggcagtgttggacaggttCAGAGGGCATtgcgagttggaggcttgggactgggataatgtgagggaTAATggccccctcccctcacccccaccccactcccatttatctctcagcgctgacccacaagcttcattcctgatgaggggcttatgcctgaaatgtcgattctcatgctcctcggatgttgtctgaccttctgtgcttttctagcaccacattctcgacatgTTACATAAATGTCTTGCAGAgtaaatttacatttttaaatatgaCTTTATAATTAGAAAAGTGAAGAttaaaataatggaaaaataTTTGTAGAAAATATATGTAAAAATGCCTAAAAAAGTCAATGCACAAAAAACATATATTGATCCTCTTTCATTGAACCTTAGATCCAAAGGTGCTGAGCAAGTTGATGATCGAAGATCCTCTGCAATTGGTGCGCTTTGATTTTAATCCAATTCGGAACACAAATGTCTCCTCAAACTACAGACAGAGAAACTGTCTTCAGAATCGTTATGTCAAGTATCCACCTCTCAACATGTGGGCACAATGGATTCTGGAGAGTATCCTTATGTTTTATGATATTCTTCAGGTTAAACTTAATTGACGTTGGTTTCTGTTTTACAAGAGACAAGTTAATATTACCTCACATGATCTGGGCCATgttgtccaggaggttgagtaGCTGCATGAAATCTCAAGTTTTTTTAAACTCTCATATTGTTATCTCACCAAGTAATTAAAAGTCCAACTGAGAGTGACTCAAGGCACTGTATTAAAGTTTCATCCACTTTCACTGTCCGAtaggagagattggtttgacagGTTCtgcattcactagagtttagaaagatgagaggggatatgattgtaTCACCTAAGGTTTTAAGAGGGCTTGACAGTCtagacacaggaaggatgttttcccaAAATGACATGTCCAGGCCCAGGAGTCGTATTCTCAGGATATGGAGTAGGCCACTGAATGTGAATCAAAATGAAATTGAGGAAAGCTCTCTCCACTCCACAGGTAGTGAACCTGTGAGTTGTCTACCACAgatggcagtggaggccaagtcattgaatacattcaataaagCAATTGATAAATTTCCAGATATTAAAGGGGTATGAGAAAAAAATAGGAATATAGTATTTAAATAAAGTATCAGCCCATGATCAGATTTAATCATGGTGGGGCAGGTTTCaaaggctaaatggccttctcctgctcctagattctatgtttctatattcatatCACTGTCAATACTGTCCTGAAATGCTAACCTAGAAGTGGTTGTTTCCCTGGGGTAGGTTTTGACCCTACAAATTTCTGACTAAAAACTGTGCCTTGCTAGATGCGAAGTGATACTGGATATGTCACGTCAGTAGACCCCTGGAGCATACCTGGGGTACACCTAGACTTGAAGAAGGGGGAAAATAGATTAAATGTTATGTTCTTAACAAACATTGAAATCTGAGATGCAACATTTTGATTCACATTGCAAGGTGTTTCAGCATGTGTTTTAATTCTGGAGAGTGAACAGTTGCTATGTCTGGTTGAATATGTTTCCTCTGTGATACTTATATTCAATGTGCTATGGGCATACACCGCAAAGTGGAGATAAGGATGAATGTTCTTTCAGAAAACAGTAAATCGCTTTCTCTTTCAGTTCTGTGTATTTCTCATTCTGCAACTTTCGTCAAAGTTGTTATTGGGAACATTTTCTCGCTCTCCAACTCCCCATTGTTTGGTGAAGGATATTCCACAGTAGGAAATTTAAAGTTGCACCTTCAAAGCTGCAGATCACCTTCTTTGAGTTGTTGAATCCATTTCTGCTTCCCAATAGTTAGGTGGCTTTAAGAAGCACTTTATGAACTATTAACATTAGATAGCCTATCATTAATCCTGACACATCATTCAGAGTATCCTAGGACCACTGTATTTTTTTCTAATTAGCTATTACAATCCAGTCAATACATGAAGAGAAATAATGCTGCCAACACTGCAACATAATTGGAAAGTCACACCCATACTGGGAACATATTCAACATGTTTGGTGTAAGACATGTTTGTTTCACTTTCCAGTGTAGTAGCGATTTCAACAAGAAAGTAACAGAACTTTTGAACATGTCACTTGAATAAGGTTTGAAAAAATGATAAATCAGAAAAATGTAACTCCAAGAGAAGCCAGTGGTGAAACGCAAGGGTGATATTTATTGTCCAGTGAAGAATAAGATGACAGTGTATTTGTGTTTTTACTCCTTCATCttgattttatgattttatgatcTTAAATATGATTTTGATATTTTGAACAGTATTCAATTGATTAATTAGCTTGGGAAAAATATGCTGCAATTTTTCCTGATCAGAGTCAACCAGGTTCATTTTTCAGAAATCTTATTCTGTATCTCATAATCCTCAACATTATTGTATTTGGTGTTTTAGTAGGTAAGAGAAAGCAAATTTCTGCTCTTTTATTGTAGATTAGATACTGGCAATCTAGACAAATACAAAAGTAATAAAATTGAAAAGCAACTAATTAGGTTACAATTGGAGTTATGTCTTTTTCCAAATAGGGTGATGTGCAGAATTCTAATTATAATCTCTTTGTAACTATACACATATCTCCTCATTATTCCACAGAAACATTCTGTGGgttacaaattaaaaaaaactatttcaaatTCAGAGAAACAAGTGCTATAGACCAGAACTTTGGACCATAattcaaaaatgaaagaaatttatTACTTTTAGCACTGGAACAATTGGGGTAATTTGGTTAGATCAATTTTCTACTCATTTATAGAAACTGAAATTAGTACATATCTCATGAGCATatttcccctctccctcataAATAGCATGGTAGGAATCAGATATTTATGATATGCAGTCTCCCACAAAGCTACCAGGACAAATCCTCTTGATGTTCTTGCTGCCAGGAGAAAGATTCTTTGGTCACTTTTCATTGTGTTTCAATGTTGTATTTTATCAGCACACCACATCTTTCCAATGGTATTTATAGTttagaaagatttgaaaatacCAGCTTATGTTCAGTTACATTTTACGGTAAGTTGTGATGGTAGAAATTAATGgaacatttcaaaatgtattCAAAAATCTGGCTTGCTATATGTACAATGAAATAAACAGCAAGTTATAGACTTGTAGCATTTGAGGAGGAgtgtagaattgcaggtagatgtTTTGGTCACTTGATAAATTTTGTGCAAGTTTTTTATAATGCTATGTTGTCTGACTCTTTCTCAGATGTTGCTGACAAACCAGGACCAAAGTTCCATGCCATAAAAATTATGTTAGTGATCATTGACTGGTGCATTCTTTCAGTTTTGACATGTGAAATCATTCTCAGGTggctttatgattttgtaaattttTGGAAAAGTGGCTGGAACGTGTTTGATCTGACTGTCCTAATTATGGTAAGAATCAGAGTCCGTATCATTTACAAAACTCCATTAGACTGCTTtacatttccttcctttttttttagaagcTTAACTTATACAGCATTTCATTATTGTTTCTCTCTAGTAGTAAATATCATGTAACAGATTAAAAGCTTGTTACTGGAAAAGAGTATCAGGATCTCCTGTAATATGGTTGAGAGTGAAACTAGGGCTGGAAAGAAGTgagggtttaggatgagagaaattgagccAAAAGGATGGGTCCTTGATTTCATGTCGTGAAAAGAGCAGCCAGAGAAGTGATGGGAACTGttctttggaaacagaaccttttgaTCTGCACAAAATTGTACAGATCTCAGTGAATAAACACCAATTATGTTCAAGGtaataacaatgactgcagatgctggaaaccagattctggattagtggtgctggaagagcacagcagttcaggcagcatctgaggagcagcaaaatcgacgtttcggacaaaaatccttcatcaggaataaaggcagagagcctgaagcgtggaaagataagctagaggagggtgggagtggggagaaagtagcatggagtagttgcagtgggagagggaatccaaaatctggtttccagcatctgcagtcattgtttttacctagttgattttaaccctactgtgaatcctcttgcatgGATGACTGCCTTGAagaggttttcctcctctctctacaagaatctcagggagtccctctcccactgcaactactccagcaccactaatccaaaaaccaATTATGTTCACATGAACCTGCTTTATCAAAACTTAAACTGTGTGCTGAAAACAATCATCATGTTTATTGAACACATAAATTGGTCTGATTCTTTTTTATAACCAGTCTCTAGTTCCAGAGGTTGTTAAAGGAACTCAGCTCAAAACCAGCATCAAACTACACTTCTTGAAAGTTATTCGAATCTTCAGAGCTTTACGTTCTTTGAAAATGATGAGAAGATTTCATCAAGTGCGGTTGATTTTATTGGCTATAACAAAAGCATTTAAGGTAAAGGTTTATTCACTGGCAACACTAATTGATGAAATGAACTTATGTACACAGCAAAAGTATCTTGCGTTTataaaatatcttgcatttatattaAATACATATCATTTCTTGAAAGTTTCAATGACAGCATTTGATGGAATATTGAAATCTTACTTAACTTTGAGTGGTAAACTTATGACTTTTTGCTGTCTTCTCAACATTATGCTTCTACTGGTAAATTAATCCTTATATTAATAAAGTGCATAGTAATGCCTTAATAGCTGCAGACTTAAATACAGTAATCGTCTCACTGTTAGTCTCCTATCTCCAGCCTCTTGAAACATTGTTGCACACATTCTGTCTtgctttatgatttggagatgccggtgttggactgagatgtacaaagttaaaaattgcacaacaccaggtgatagtccaacaggtttatttggaccaTTTGCACCATTACCATGATGCATTAAATTCGATATCATTGGGCTAAAAGTTTGGTTATCTTAGAACACAAGCACACTCTGCATATTTTCAAACTTAAGCATGAAGAATCCAAACTTTAAGCCATGTATTAATCTAAATGACACCACATAAACATGCCGCACGGCTCAATAAGGCTCCATGTTTGTTTGAAAAAGTtaacctcatagagtcatagagatgtacaacattgaaacagactCTCCGGTCCAAgccaaccatgctgaccagatatcccaacccaatttagtcccacctaccagcacccggcctatatccctcctccaaacccttcctattcataaacccatccaaatgttgcaacattttaaatgttgcaattgtaccagcctccaccacttcctctggcagctcattccatacacgtaccactctctgtgtgaaaaaattgccccgtcggtttcttttatatctttcccctctcaccctaaacctatgccctcttgttctggactccccaacctcagggaaaagactttacctatttatcctatccgtgcccctcatgattttgtaaacctcaactcctgtactcaatactctgaccaataaaggaaagcataccaaacgccttcttcactatcctatctatctgtgactccactttcaagaagctatgaacctgcactcaagctctctttgttcagtaacactccctaggaccttaccattaagtgcatatgtcctgctaagatttgctttcccaaaatgcagcacctcgcatttatctgaattaaactccacctgtcatttctcagccctttggcccatctggtcaagatcctgttgtaatctgaggtaaccttcttcactgtccactatacctccaattttggtgttatgtgtaaacttactaactgtgtacctcttatgctcgcatccaaaccattcatgtaaatgacaaaaagtagagggcccagtactgatccttgtggcattccactggtcacaggcctcaagtctgagaaacaaccctccaccaccaccctctgtcttctgtgagatctaaccttgctaatcagtctcccaaggggaaccttgtcaaatgccttactgaagtccatatagatcacatctcctgctctgccctcaataatcctctttgttacttcttcaaaaaactcagtcaagtttgtgagacatgatttcccatgctcaaagccatgttgactatcctgaatcagtccttgcctttccaaatacatgtacatcctgtccctcaggattccctccaacaacttgcccagcaccaatgtcaggctcactggtctatagttccctggcttgtccttaccacccttcttaaacagtggcaccacgttagccaacctccagtcacctgtgactattgatgatacaaatatctcaataagaggcccaacaatcacttctctagcttcccacagagttcctttggtacaccagatcaggtcctgggatttatccacttgtatgcatttcaagacatccagcacttcctcctgtgtagtcaggacattttgcaagatgtcaccatctgtttccctacagtctatatcttccatatccttttccacaatacaACCTAAAGCTCAAACTGCACCACTTAAAGGCTTAATCAAACAATGACTGGAAGCAGGCTGTAGAAGAGCATTTGACGTACAGGAAGAGTAAAGATGGCACACAACGGCAGAAATCAGGCAACCCCATCCACATTTTCACACATTGCAGATGGAGCTAACATGCATCTGTATTTTCACcatcatttttcactgtactccaacCTTATGCTTGtaactttctcctctcagatACTTAAGAACTGTCATTTTGTCAGGCAGTAGTGCTGATGCCCAAAGATCAAGAGGGCCGGGGCACTATCCTTCAATATCACCATCATTAAATCTCAGATTTGTAGCCATCACTCATCCACTGCTGCTGTGCACATGTTGACACAGAAGTGGGATCTGCAACTGGTAAGTCACTGGGCATGAGTGGCCTGGAGCCAGAGCAAGGCAAAACCATGGAATAGTAACAGTTCCTCAGAGGGTGAATTCACACCTCAGTGCTATATTTCACATAGCCCGATGATGAGAGATGGAACTAGAGTCAATCTTCAAGTGCTTTTGTAAGCATTCACAGAGTGACAGCTTATATGTATAACTCTTACACACCAATTACTTTCAGTCTTTAGCCAACAAGTGAATCCTCAGTTAATTCCCACGACCTAACAATAATTAAATGCAATTATTAAGTTATTGAGTTTTGTGCAGGTAATTCGAAAGGGGCTTTGATGGAGCAGCCCAAAATCGCTGTCTCGTAAATGCACTGCAGTGACTCCAGCAACTGCTTGAAATTTGAAATCTAGAGATCAAACTTCAGCTAATGGTGATTCTTGCAGCAAATGTCTGTCTAAGACACGTGCTGCATCCATAACTTCCCACATACTACCGGATGGATATTGTATTTGGTCAAGCTGCGCTCCCATACTTTAACTTTGacaaaatatttctgaaagtaGAATCACTTACCAGTTAATCACCTGTCATCTTATTTGCCTGTGACAGCGTAAGAAACAAATACCAGATggtggaaaaggtgcaaaaagaAAGAAGCACATTCTCCCTTTCACCAATTTTCATCTCTCACCAAACAACTTATTACTGCTCATATGTTATATATTCAGACTATGACTCTTTGGGACACCTATGGTTTCATTGCACATGAATTACAAAacgttggtttgcaggtgcagcagatagttaagaaggcaaatggaatactgaccttcattgcgagagggatTGAACTTAAaaacagggagattatgctgaGCTCTGTAGGGTActtgtgaggccacaccttgagtactgtatacagatttaaaaatcacacaacaccaggttatagtccaacaggtttaattggaagcacactagctttcggagcgcagctccttcacctgatgaaggagcagcactctgaaagctagtgcttccaattaaacctgttggactataacctggttttgtgtgatttttaactttgtacattccagtccaacactggcatctccaaaacgttgacagatttggtctcctcacttgagaGAATGTCCTGCCACTAGAGGGGGTGCGAAGGAGGTTCAGTagtttgattctggagttgagaacattggcttatgaggagagattgagtagactgggactatactcattggaatttagaagaatggggggaatCTTATGGAAACACATAAGGAAAggagtagataagatagaagcaaggaggttgtttccactgtcgggtgaaactagaacgaggGGCATAGCCTCCAAATAAGAGGGATCAAATattggactgaattgaggaggaacgtcttcacccaaagagttgtgaacctgtggaattccctgtatagagaagcagttgaggctagtttgttaaatgtgtttaaggcaaggatagatttttgaacagtaaaggaattaagggtcatgGAGAGTCAGCAGAtgaatggagctgagtccatgaaaagatcagccatgatctcattgaatggtgaagcaggcttgatggaccagATGGCCAGCAGAAGACATGTTGGCCAtcatctgctcctatttcttctgttcttatgacCCTGTCCTCAAAGCTTGGTGGGTTTTGTTTGCATCCTTTCTGTGTTGGCTTTCACACTTAGAGTTTTTCCAGAGATGGGATCAGCGGGATTTCTCACTACAAAGGCATTCCACCTGCCTTGCCCCTTCCAAACTCATGGACATTCTGCGGGGCATATGGAAGTCCCATGCTCTCGAGACTTTCTCGAGATTTTTCTATTGAGCTATTTCGGATGGAGATTCAGCATTTGTGGCTGCTGCCAGACTTTCCAGTCCCTTCACCATATTCTTAATTACCTTACTATGGATATACGTGCTAAGACTTAAACAAATTCTAGATTTCCAATTATTCCAAAAAGTAGTGATTTTAACACACTTTGAATGTATGAAAGTTTTCCATTTACTCACTGAGTACTTCCATTAGTTTTCATAATTAACATAAAACTAAGGGCAGAGATTGTGTTTTACCTATGTATGTATGTGACAAATTGATGATGAATTTTGTATCTATTCTAGACAATAACATTCATCCTGCTGTTGGTGTTGATATTTGCTCACATGTTTGCAGTGGTTGGAGTGTCACTTTTTCGTAGTTACACTGAATCTGACAAACCAGGACTGTATTACCATGCATCTTTTAGgtaagtacattttaaaaactcttttAAAATGACATGACTTTTATAAGATATAACTCTTTCCATATTTGACTCATTTCAATAAGGCAAGTTTCAGGAAGAACCCAGTTAAATGCAATGGTCTATTCAAGGATGTTCACAAATATGAggatttctctctttttttcaatATTCCAAGTAAAGGTAGAATTGACTGCCCTTACTGCTAAATCATGTGAACTATAACAAAACCAAGTCTTGACTGTTCATACTCCAGGTTAGGTCTACCACCAACAATCTGCAGTGATAGCCCTCTGCACTGTTCACATTATGTCTTAATGGCAAGCACAGGAGATTTCTGCAAATTGTATTGCATGACATTTCATATGCCAGCTGCACTTTGTAACCCTCATTAGGGAAACTGCTAATTCAAAGGTTCCTTTCAGCAGCTTTGTGTGCTTTGTGTTTATGTCTAATATAGTTAAGAACACTCAGTTTTATCAATGTTACAGTTATCAAAGAGGGTAATATATAATACCATCATTTCTGAATTGGACTGATATATAATAAGTGTCTTTGGCAACCCTTTGTAACATATAAttcttgtgtgtgtatatacatatatatataatcATTTGTGGGAGTTAgacattgctgactaggccagcatataTTTCCCTTtcaaaggtgatggtgagctgtctacATTAATCACTTCAGTCCTTGAGGTGGAGAGACTCCCACCG
The window above is part of the Chiloscyllium plagiosum isolate BGI_BamShark_2017 chromosome 36, ASM401019v2, whole genome shotgun sequence genome. Proteins encoded here:
- the LOC122541038 gene encoding cation channel sperm-associated protein 2-like isoform X4, with protein sequence MDTRKLIPERKGVSHIHSKENPRAEIIRAKLIQDFNLLDHLQGLVINNPKYNMNDVKDPKVLSKLMIEDPLQLVRFDFNPIRNTNVSSNYRQRNCLQNRYVKYPPLNMWAQWILESSFFRNLILYLIILNIIVFGVLVDVADKPGPKFHAIKIMLVIIDWCILSVLTCEIILRWLYDFVNFWKSGWNVFDLTVLIMSLVPEVVKGTQLKTSIKLHFLKVIRIFRALRSLKMMRRFHQVRLILLAITKAFKTITFILLLVLIFAHMFAVVGVSLFRSYTESDKPGLYYHASFRSILLTFQTLFQLFTLDHWYALLTDIWQVDEVDVIASGIYIMLWILIGSFIFRNIIVGIMVSNFQSIRKDLSTQIKRLEAQRRADHFKLQMMQRRLSPEISIKDVLNKGERRSESDITHVSEMDFKSSSHASHSSDLSYKAGKGLLYASAEDELPPPFPPFGIGRAIFVKI